The Comamonas piscis region GCCGCTCGCTGGTCATCCACCCAGCCAGCACCACGCACTTTCGCATGCACGACGATGCCTTGGCGCAAGCGGGCATCAGCCAGGGCACGATCCGCCTGTCCATCGGCCTGGAAGACGCCGACGACCTGATCGACGACCTCAAGCGCGCGCTCAAAGCCGCAGAAAAGGCCGCATGATGGAAATCCGTGTTTTTGCACTGCAAGATTCCGACGAGGTTGTGCAGCTGTGGCATGACTGCGGCCTCTACCGGCCCTGGAACGATCCGCACAAGGATATTGCGCGCAAGCTCAGCGTCTCGCCCGCATTGTTCTGGGTGGGGGTCGATGCGCGCGGTGAGGTGATGGCCAGCATCATGGTTGGCTATGACGGCCACCGAGGCTGGATCAACTACCTGGCGGTACACCCCAGCCAGCAGCGCAAAGGTTATGCCGGGCAGCTGATGCAGCGGGCCGAGGCCGAGCTGACGGCACTGGGCTGCCCCAAGCTCAACCTGCAGGTGCGCGTCGGCAACGAGGCGGTGATCGCCTTCTACGAAAGCCAGGGCTACAGCAACGACCAGACGGTGAGCCTGGGCAAGCGCCTGATTGCAGACACCTAAACCAGCAGAGCACAGATATGCAATTCCAAGTTCAAGCTGCCGACCTGTATGCCTACACCGGCGGCAAAGCGCTGGATGCGAGCCAGCCCACTGCCATCTTCATCCACGGCGTGCTGTGTGACCACAGCGTCTGGGCGCTGCAAAGCCGCTACCTGGCCAACCACGGCTGGAACGTGCTGGCCATCGACCTGCCCGGCCACTGCAAAAGTGGCGGCCCAGCACCGCGCAGTGTGGAAGAAGCGGCCGACACCATCGCCCAGCTGCTCGATGCCGCAGGCCTGGAGCGCGCCGCCCTTATCGGCCACAGCTGGGGGAGCCTGATTGCGATGGAAGCGGCAGCGCGCCTGGGCACGCGCGTCAGCCACCTGGTTCTGGTCGGTACCGCCGATCCGATGAAGGTCGCCCCCGCCTTGCTGGAGCAAGCGCTGAATGCGACGGACCAGGCCATTGGCATGGTGCAGACCTTCTCGCGCGCCACCCTGGCCCCACCCTCCGGCGCTGGCAGCTGGGTGTTTGGCGCCGGCATGGCGCTAGCCCGCCGTGTGCAGGCCAGCAACCGCGATACCAACCTGCTGCACACCGGCTTTGTGGCCTGCGACAGCTACCGCAACGGCCAGGCCGCCATGGCCGCCCTGGCCTGCCCCGTGCTGTTTGTGCTGGGCGAGCAAGACCAGATGACCCCAGCCAAAGCTGCACGCAGCCTCATCGATGCCGCAAAGGCCGCTGGCAAGCAGGTACAGGTCCAGATGCTGCCCTGCGGCCACAACCAGATGACCGAGTCGCCTGACGAAACCCTGTTTGCAATCCACGATTTCCTCAAAACGCCAAAAGCCTAGCCACCAGGCAGTGCGTGAGAGAGTGTTGCAGCGCTGCATGCGTGACTATTAGCTTTGCTAATGTGATATTGCTTTTGTTTTTATAGCAGTAGATCACGTATGTATCTGGCGTAAGAAGGCGTAAGCCACCACAAAAAATGCCGCAATCCGGGCATCAAATGCGTTAGCCTATCCGCTAGGCCAATGGAGGCCCAGCCAGCTGCATCTGAGAAGCTGCAGACTAGATACATACCATTTATGCAATACAAGGCCCTTCCCTGCTTGCTGCAACACTGCCAGGCGCAACCCTGGCATTTGCTGCGGCCGCGCGTGGACATGGACCTGGAGCGATGGGCGGAGACCTGGGCAGACCAGCTGTCGAGCCTGCATGAATTCGCCAGCCATGGTTACTACGGGCTGGATGTGCAGGATCTCGATGCCGACAGCCAACGCGCTGCCCGGGCCGGCTGGTGCCGTGCGGCACTTCAGTCGCTGGCACTGTTGGATCTAGCCTACAGCCGGGGCCTGCCGCCCCGCGCGATGGAGAGCCTGTTTGAACATGTGCTGCACTGGTGCAATGAATATGCGGTCTTCATGCGCAGCGATGCCGCAACGCCCGCGCAGGCCCGCCAACCCATCAACCCCGCCTCCAACAGCTACCCGGCCGCCGTGCAGCTGCTGGCCCTGCCCGTCTTGCTGGAGCGCCAAGAGCTGATCCCCGGCATCGTCGAGCGTTTGCTGGGCAACCGCTGCGACTGCCTACTCGATTACCTGAGTGCCGTCGCCTGCGAAAAGGACGAGGCCTCGGCCCAGGTCTTCTGCCCCAAGCCCTATGCCGATCTGGGCGAATTTTTCGAGCAGTCCGAGCTGGGCACCGAGCCCCTGCAGCACTACCTGGCAGAGAACTACAGCAGCCAGTTGCACCCGGCCCTGGCTGCTATCGGCCGGCTGATTGGCATGGGCGAGCACCATCCCCGCTGGGCCTGGGAAGTCGCTGCCTTGGTGGTGCTCTATGAGCTGGACGACAGCCCCCTGACCGCCTACAGCTGCTACCCCGCCGATATGGTGGCCCTGGCCCGCCAGCGCCTGGCCGTCCATGAAGCCAGCTTCGCCGCGCACTGAGCGCATGCCCTTCTCCAAAAGCTAACTCGGCAGATCGCCATCAGGCAAGTCGCCTGATTGGCTGCATTTTTTAGCGATCAAACTGCGCTCAAGCCTTGGTGGGATCCGCAGGCACCGCATCCAGCAACGCAGGTTCCAGATCCTGCACTACTGCATCCACCGCTTCCACCGGCACCTCATCAGGCAGCCACTCGCGCCGCTCCAGCAGCGCAATCAGCGCGATCTGGTCCAGGCCGCTGTGCCACCACAGGGGCTCGGTGGCCTCATTGCGGTCCAGCATCAGTGCAGAAACCAGCGGCGCAGCCAAAGTCTGCGCAGGCTCGATCAACAGCACATAGCGCATGTCCTGCTGGCTTTCGGTAACGCCAGCGGTGGACCGGCGCTCGTCCACATCCACCACGGCACCCACCCAATCGAGCTGGCACAGCACATCCAGCGCGCGGTGCAGCTGCACATCTTCCACCTTCAAGCGGGTGGCCAACTGGTGCAGGTACAGGCCCTTCTCAGGCTGGTAGCGCATCAGGTTCAGTTGGCGCAGGCATTCCAGCGCCAGCTGAAAATCCCAGCTCTGCGCCAGCGGCAGCCGGGCCACACCGGCCAACAGGCTGGGCAGGTAGGCGGCCACCACGGCGCCCAGCAGCACAATCACCCAGGCCACATAAATCCAGATCAGCAAGATCGGCAAGGTGGCAAAGGTGCCATAGATGGTCGAGTAGGTCGGCACATAGACGAGGTACAAGGTCAGCACCTTCTTGGCCACCTCAATGCCCACCGCCACAAACAGGCCACCGGCCAGCGCATCGCGCCAGCGCACATGGGTGTTGGGCACATAGCGGTACATGGCGGTCACGCCAGCCGCCAGCAGCACAAACTCCAGCGAATCAAAAGCCAGGCGGATCAGATAAGGCAGCTCGCCAAAGGCGCTGCGCGATGCCGCTACCACCGACGAGGTCAGCACCAGGCTGGAGGCCAGCACCAGCGGGCCCAGCGATATAGCGGCCCAGTAGATCAGAACCCGCTGGCCTAGCGGCCGCAACT contains the following coding sequences:
- a CDS encoding GNAT family acetyltransferase, with the protein product MEIRVFALQDSDEVVQLWHDCGLYRPWNDPHKDIARKLSVSPALFWVGVDARGEVMASIMVGYDGHRGWINYLAVHPSQQRKGYAGQLMQRAEAELTALGCPKLNLQVRVGNEAVIAFYESQGYSNDQTVSLGKRLIADT
- a CDS encoding alpha/beta fold hydrolase, producing the protein MQFQVQAADLYAYTGGKALDASQPTAIFIHGVLCDHSVWALQSRYLANHGWNVLAIDLPGHCKSGGPAPRSVEEAADTIAQLLDAAGLERAALIGHSWGSLIAMEAAARLGTRVSHLVLVGTADPMKVAPALLEQALNATDQAIGMVQTFSRATLAPPSGAGSWVFGAGMALARRVQASNRDTNLLHTGFVACDSYRNGQAAMAALACPVLFVLGEQDQMTPAKAARSLIDAAKAAGKQVQVQMLPCGHNQMTESPDETLFAIHDFLKTPKA
- a CDS encoding PoNe immunity protein domain-containing protein, with the protein product MQYKALPCLLQHCQAQPWHLLRPRVDMDLERWAETWADQLSSLHEFASHGYYGLDVQDLDADSQRAARAGWCRAALQSLALLDLAYSRGLPPRAMESLFEHVLHWCNEYAVFMRSDAATPAQARQPINPASNSYPAAVQLLALPVLLERQELIPGIVERLLGNRCDCLLDYLSAVACEKDEASAQVFCPKPYADLGEFFEQSELGTEPLQHYLAENYSSQLHPALAAIGRLIGMGEHHPRWAWEVAALVVLYELDDSPLTAYSCYPADMVALARQRLAVHEASFAAH
- a CDS encoding YihY family inner membrane protein, translating into MRQGWAMWWQQLAAFPWRNTANTLRNRFGEDRLGLTASSLTFTTMLALVPFFTVALALLTAFPMFATVEAQLQRWLIESLIPSSIASQVLGYITQFASKASRLGLAGLSFLLVTALALILTMDRTLNNIWRVRQLRPLGQRVLIYWAAISLGPLVLASSLVLTSSVVAASRSAFGELPYLIRLAFDSLEFVLLAAGVTAMYRYVPNTHVRWRDALAGGLFVAVGIEVAKKVLTLYLVYVPTYSTIYGTFATLPILLIWIYVAWVIVLLGAVVAAYLPSLLAGVARLPLAQSWDFQLALECLRQLNLMRYQPEKGLYLHQLATRLKVEDVQLHRALDVLCQLDWVGAVVDVDERRSTAGVTESQQDMRYVLLIEPAQTLAAPLVSALMLDRNEATEPLWWHSGLDQIALIALLERREWLPDEVPVEAVDAVVQDLEPALLDAVPADPTKA